In one Buteo buteo chromosome 10, bButBut1.hap1.1, whole genome shotgun sequence genomic region, the following are encoded:
- the RGS4 gene encoding regulator of G-protein signaling 4 isoform X2: MCKGLAALPATCLKSAKDMKYRLGFLLQKSDSCDYSSSQGKKEKVSSSQRVSQEEVRKWADSLENLIHHDSEPGFMHTGEDEPQYVGAYTVLL, from the exons ATGTGCAAGGGACTCGCTGCACTGCCAGCCACTTGCTTAAAAAG TGCCAAAGACATGAAGTATCGTCTGGGCTTCTTGCTACAGAAGTCAGACTCCTGTGACTACAGCTCTTCCCAGGGCAAGAAGGAGAAAGTATCTTCAAGCCAGAG GGTTAGCCAAGAGGAAGTCAGAAAATGGGCAGACTCTTTGGAAAACTTGATCCATCATGACA GTGAACCTGGATTCATGCACACGGGAGAAGACGAGCCACAATATGTTGGAGCCTACACTGTCCTGCTTTGA
- the RGS4 gene encoding regulator of G-protein signaling 4 isoform X1 has product MCKGLAALPATCLKSAKDMKYRLGFLLQKSDSCDYSSSQGKKEKVSSSQRVSQEEVRKWADSLENLIHHDRGLAAFRAFLKSEYSEENIEFWVSCEDYKKTKSPAKLSPKARKIYDEFISVQATKEVNLDSCTREKTSHNMLEPTLSCFDEAQRKIFTLMEKDSYRRFLKSPYYLDLVSPPGAGCGPENCKRSHTHTLDCNSNIISQCA; this is encoded by the exons ATGTGCAAGGGACTCGCTGCACTGCCAGCCACTTGCTTAAAAAG TGCCAAAGACATGAAGTATCGTCTGGGCTTCTTGCTACAGAAGTCAGACTCCTGTGACTACAGCTCTTCCCAGGGCAAGAAGGAGAAAGTATCTTCAAGCCAGAG GGTTAGCCAAGAGGAAGTCAGAAAATGGGCAGACTCTTTGGAAAACTTGATCCATCATGACA GAGGACTGGCTGCTTTCCGTGCTTTTCTCAAATCTGAGTACAGTGAGGAAAACATCGAGTTCTGGGTCAGTTGTGAGGACTACAAGAAAACCAAGTCACCAGCCAAGCTCAGCCCCAAGGCCAGAAAGATCTATGATGAGTTCATCTCAGTGCAGGCAACAAAAGAG GTGAACCTGGATTCATGCACACGGGAGAAGACGAGCCACAATATGTTGGAGCCTACACTGTCCTGCTTTGATGAGGctcagagaaaaatattcacCCTCATGGAAAAGGATTCTTACCGCCGTTTCCTCAAGTCCCCCTACTACCTGGACTTGGTCAGCCCAcctggtgctggctgtgggcctgaaaactgcaaaagaagCCACACTCACACCTTAGACTGCAACTCTAACATCATCTCTCAGTGCGCCTGA
- the RGS5 gene encoding regulator of G-protein signaling 5, which yields MCKGLAALPHTCLERAKEIKTKLGTLLQKPDSAIDFIIPYPEKPEKPPKAQKPSPEEALQWRDSLEKLLQNPYGLASFRSFLRSEFSEENVEFWVACEDYKKTKSPVKMAEKAKKIYEEFIQTEAPKEVNIDHFTKAVTMKNLVEPSPTSFDMAQKRIFALMEKDSLPRFVRSEFYQELIK from the exons ATGTGCAAAGGATTAGCAGCGCTACCCCACACGTGCCTGGAGAG GGCCAAGGAGATCAAGACCAAGCTGGGCACACTGCTCCAGAAGCCCGACTCGGCCATTGACTTCATCATTCCCTACCCGGAGAAGCCGGAGAAGCCACCCAAGGCCCAGAA GCCATCACCGGAGGAGGCTCTGCAGTGGCGCGATTCCCTGGAGAAGCTCCTGCAAAACCCCT ACGGGCTCGCCAGCTTCCGCAGCTTCCTGCGCTCCGAGTTCAGCGAGGAGAACGTCGAGTTTTGGGTGGCCTGTGAGGACTACAAGAAAACCAAGTCCCCCGTGAAGATGGCAGAGAAGGCCAAGAAGATCTACGAGGAGTTCATCCAGACCGAGGCACCCAAAGAG GTGAACATCGACCACTTCACCAAGGCGGTCACCATGAAGAACCTGGTGGAACCATCACCAACCAGCTTTGACATGGCCCAGAAGAGGATCTTTGCCCTGATGGAGAAAGACTCCCTGCCCAGATTCGTGCGGTCGGAGTTTTATCAGGAGTTAATCAAGTAG